From one Brevundimonas sp. PAMC22021 genomic stretch:
- a CDS encoding VOC family protein, with amino-acid sequence MSDKIVPCLWFNGDGEEAARFYVSLLPDSRIDAVNRSPVDTPSGPAGSVLTIQFTLAGRAYLALNGGPDFPFNQSVSFQVLTDDQAETDRLWDALVTGGGREVQCGWLIDRWGLSWQVTPRRLMELTTDPDPARARAAMEAMMTMVKIDIAALDRAVANA; translated from the coding sequence ATGAGCGACAAGATCGTCCCCTGCCTGTGGTTCAACGGCGACGGCGAGGAGGCGGCGCGCTTCTATGTCTCGCTGCTGCCCGACAGCCGCATCGATGCGGTCAACCGTTCGCCGGTCGACACGCCGTCCGGCCCCGCCGGCTCGGTGCTGACGATCCAGTTCACCCTGGCCGGCCGCGCCTATCTGGCGCTGAACGGCGGGCCGGACTTTCCCTTCAACCAGTCCGTCTCGTTCCAGGTCCTGACCGACGATCAGGCCGAGACCGACCGGCTGTGGGACGCCCTGGTCACAGGCGGCGGGCGCGAGGTTCAGTGCGGCTGGCTCATCGATCGCTGGGGCCTGTCCTGGCAGGTCACGCCGCGCCGCCTGATGGAGCTGACCACCGACCCGGATCCCGCCCGCGCCAGGGCGGCGATGGAGGCCATGATGACCATGGTCAAGATCGACATCGCGGCGCTGGACCGCGCCGTCGCCAACGCCTGA
- a CDS encoding 3D domain-containing protein produces MIGTAAAFAMLWAMVFPVTDASASDGPIPYEAAVAADSNKSKTPDASIGSDEQAAGEDHALDAQQAELMDGDPDWRPSARLYHAGGGGATGRDSLGCQPIAMRTVAVDPKVIPRRTRLFIRETVGMRLADGTRHDGYWYASDTGGAIKGQKVDLFTGHGRGSMAQAQRLNMRTLTVADAGRFDGCPPPWESASN; encoded by the coding sequence ATGATCGGCACGGCCGCTGCGTTCGCCATGCTCTGGGCAATGGTGTTTCCCGTCACTGATGCGTCTGCATCCGACGGTCCCATCCCGTACGAAGCCGCAGTCGCTGCGGACTCGAACAAGAGCAAAACACCCGATGCGAGCATCGGTTCCGACGAACAAGCGGCCGGCGAAGATCACGCTCTCGACGCCCAGCAAGCCGAACTGATGGACGGCGATCCGGATTGGCGCCCGTCGGCGCGCCTCTATCATGCGGGCGGCGGCGGCGCGACGGGGCGGGATTCGCTGGGTTGCCAGCCGATCGCCATGCGCACCGTGGCCGTCGATCCCAAGGTCATTCCCCGCCGCACCCGCCTGTTCATCCGCGAAACGGTCGGCATGCGCCTGGCCGACGGCACGCGTCACGACGGCTACTGGTACGCCTCCGACACCGGCGGCGCGATCAAGGGCCAGAAGGTAGACCTGTTCACCGGCCATGGCCGCGGCTCCATGGCACAGGCCCAGCGCCTCAACATGCGCACCCTGACGGTCGCCGACGCCGGCCGCTTCGACGGCTGCCCCCCGCCCTGGGAAAGCGCCTCCAACTAG
- a CDS encoding flagellar basal body rod C-terminal domain-containing protein → MQAVSIAAAGMSNALNRFETSARRTASGSLQTLEQEVVEQVQAKTAFSANIAVIRTADEMMGALLDLKV, encoded by the coding sequence ATGCAGGCCGTGTCCATCGCCGCCGCCGGGATGTCGAACGCGCTGAACCGGTTCGAGACCAGCGCCCGCCGCACCGCTTCCGGATCGCTTCAGACCCTCGAGCAGGAGGTGGTGGAGCAGGTCCAGGCCAAGACCGCCTTCAGCGCCAACATCGCCGTCATCCGCACGGCCGACGAGATGATGGGCGCGCTGCTCGACCTCAAGGTCTGA
- a CDS encoding DUF1428 domain-containing protein yields the protein MTYISGFVTPVKPENKDAYIESARMAWPLFQEFGALAMNEGWGDNTPDGKVTDFRRAVQAEDGEIVVFSWVVWPDKATADAAEGKMMSDPRMENLPMPFDGKRMIYGGFQTVFEA from the coding sequence ATGACCTACATCAGCGGCTTCGTGACGCCGGTGAAGCCTGAGAACAAGGACGCCTATATCGAGTCCGCACGCATGGCCTGGCCCCTGTTCCAGGAGTTCGGGGCTCTGGCGATGAACGAAGGTTGGGGCGACAACACGCCCGACGGCAAGGTCACCGACTTCCGCCGCGCGGTCCAGGCCGAGGACGGCGAGATCGTGGTCTTCTCCTGGGTGGTCTGGCCAGACAAGGCCACCGCCGACGCGGCCGAAGGCAAGATGATGAGCGATCCCCGCATGGAAAATCTGCCCATGCCCTTCGATGGCAAGCGCATGATCTACGGCGGCTTCCAGACCGTGTTCGAGGCCTGA
- a CDS encoding DEAD/DEAH box helicase has protein sequence MPFPAVHPALDRALANKGYAEPTPVQAAVLEGLGEQDLLVSAQTGSGKTVAFGLAAAGSLLGEAETFGPADAPLALAIAPTRELALQVAQELSWLYAEAGAKITTCVGGMDARKEARALNFGVHIVVGTPGRLKDHIERDNLDLSALKVLVLDEADEMLDMGFREDLEFILEQSPPERRTLLFSATIAREIATLAKRYQRDAVRIDATDKSRPHGDIEYRALRIAPNEIEHATVNTLRWFEAGRAMVFCSTRDSVRHLQASLLERGFASVSLSGEMGQRERTDALQALRDGRARVCVATDVAARGLDLPDLGLVIHAELPVNRAALLHRSGRTGRAGKKGVSVLMVPHSRRRKAERLLAEAGVEAVWQGAPTFDQIRKADEDRLVAPEFFEAEVTDEDMILAKRLIAERTPEEIAAALVRLRRADLPAPEELSDPGADRQPQRRERVRSEGGDELAPTPWPGERLQPDEVTWFRMDIGRNRNADPKWLIPLICRVGGIAKPQIGAIRTFPEETRFEIAKSHEKAFRDAVAASNEEVKITPSEAPTPGSFKRARREDGEGARPFVKKPPFKRAEGEGGEARPAFKKKPYQPRAEGAPRPAGDKPFSHAGAKKPFKPKPGFKEGGFKKTGFKGKRPS, from the coding sequence ATGCCCTTTCCCGCCGTCCACCCCGCGCTCGACCGCGCGCTCGCCAACAAGGGCTACGCCGAGCCGACGCCGGTGCAGGCCGCCGTTCTGGAAGGGTTGGGCGAGCAGGACCTGCTGGTCTCGGCCCAGACCGGGTCCGGCAAGACGGTGGCGTTCGGCCTGGCGGCGGCGGGCAGTCTGCTGGGCGAGGCCGAGACGTTCGGGCCGGCCGATGCGCCTCTCGCGCTCGCCATCGCGCCGACCCGCGAGCTGGCGCTGCAGGTCGCCCAGGAGCTGAGCTGGCTCTATGCCGAGGCGGGGGCCAAGATCACCACCTGCGTCGGCGGCATGGATGCGCGCAAGGAAGCCCGCGCCCTGAACTTCGGCGTCCACATCGTGGTGGGGACGCCCGGCCGCCTGAAGGACCATATCGAGCGCGACAACCTGGACCTGTCGGCGCTGAAGGTGCTGGTGCTCGACGAGGCCGACGAGATGCTGGACATGGGCTTCCGCGAGGACCTGGAGTTCATCCTGGAGCAGTCGCCGCCCGAACGTCGGACGCTGCTGTTCTCGGCCACCATCGCCCGCGAGATCGCGACCCTGGCCAAGCGCTATCAGCGCGACGCGGTGCGGATCGACGCCACGGACAAGAGCCGGCCGCACGGCGACATCGAATATCGCGCGCTACGCATCGCGCCCAACGAGATCGAGCACGCCACGGTCAACACCCTGCGCTGGTTCGAGGCGGGTCGGGCCATGGTGTTCTGCTCGACGCGGGACTCGGTGCGCCACCTTCAGGCGTCGCTGCTGGAGCGGGGCTTCGCCTCGGTCAGCCTGTCGGGCGAGATGGGCCAGCGCGAGCGGACGGATGCGCTGCAAGCCCTGCGGGACGGCCGGGCGCGGGTGTGCGTGGCCACCGATGTGGCGGCGCGCGGGCTGGACCTGCCCGATCTTGGCCTTGTGATCCACGCCGAGCTGCCGGTGAACCGCGCGGCGCTGCTGCACCGGTCGGGCCGGACGGGACGGGCGGGCAAGAAGGGCGTGTCGGTGCTGATGGTGCCGCACTCGCGTCGGCGAAAGGCCGAACGGCTGCTGGCCGAGGCCGGCGTCGAGGCCGTGTGGCAGGGCGCGCCGACATTCGACCAGATCCGCAAGGCCGACGAGGATCGCCTTGTGGCGCCCGAATTCTTTGAGGCCGAAGTCACCGACGAGGACATGATCCTGGCCAAGCGCCTGATCGCCGAGCGGACGCCGGAAGAGATCGCCGCCGCCCTGGTCCGCCTTCGCCGCGCCGACCTGCCGGCGCCGGAAGAGCTGTCCGATCCGGGCGCGGACCGGCAGCCGCAAAGGCGCGAAAGGGTCCGCAGCGAGGGTGGCGACGAGCTGGCGCCCACGCCGTGGCCGGGCGAGCGGCTGCAGCCGGACGAGGTGACCTGGTTCCGCATGGACATCGGCCGCAATCGCAACGCCGATCCCAAGTGGCTGATCCCGCTGATCTGTCGCGTCGGCGGCATCGCCAAGCCTCAGATCGGCGCCATCCGCACCTTCCCGGAAGAGACCCGGTTCGAGATCGCCAAGTCGCACGAAAAGGCGTTCCGCGATGCGGTCGCCGCCTCGAATGAAGAGGTCAAGATCACGCCGTCGGAGGCGCCCACCCCCGGCTCGTTCAAGCGCGCCCGGCGCGAGGACGGTGAGGGCGCGCGCCCCTTCGTCAAGAAGCCGCCCTTCAAGCGGGCGGAAGGCGAAGGCGGCGAAGCCCGCCCGGCGTTCAAGAAGAAGCCTTACCAGCCCCGTGCCGAGGGCGCGCCGCGCCCGGCCGGCGACAAGCCGTTCTCCCATGCGGGCGCCAAGAAGCCGTTCAAGCCCAAGCCGGGCTTCAAGGAAGGCGGCTTCAAGAAGACCGGGTTCAAGGGCAAGCGGCCGAGCTGA
- a CDS encoding VOC family protein, which yields MPKMIFVNLPVTDLARSTAFYEAIGATRNPMFSDETAACMVFSDTIHAMLLTHDKWRTFTDRTIPDAQASAQVLLCLSEDSRAGVDRVIDAGAAAEGRGDPNPRQDYGFMYGRSVADPDGHIWEVMWMDPAAVAQGPEAFAANDLAPA from the coding sequence ATGCCGAAGATGATTTTCGTCAACCTGCCGGTCACGGACCTCGCCCGGTCCACCGCCTTCTACGAAGCGATCGGGGCGACCCGGAACCCGATGTTCAGCGACGAGACCGCCGCCTGCATGGTGTTCTCCGACACCATCCACGCCATGCTGCTGACCCACGACAAGTGGCGCACCTTCACCGACCGGACGATCCCCGACGCCCAGGCCAGCGCCCAGGTGCTGCTGTGCCTGTCCGAAGACTCTCGCGCCGGCGTGGACCGCGTGATCGACGCGGGCGCCGCCGCCGAAGGTCGGGGCGATCCGAACCCCCGACAGGACTACGGCTTCATGTACGGCCGCAGCGTCGCCGACCCGGACGGCCACATCTGGGAGGTCATGTGGATGGACCCGGCCGCCGTCGCGCAAGGCCCCGAAGCCTTTGCCGCCAACGATCTCGCGCCCGCGTGA
- the dusA gene encoding tRNA dihydrouridine(20/20a) synthase DusA translates to MPPALLDRRLSIAPMMDWTDRHCRAFHRALTGRALLYTEMVTAPAVIHGDRERLLGFDAVEHPVALQLGGSDPVQLAEAARIGAAFGYDEINLNVGCPSDRVQSGRFGACLMREPELVADCMAAIIEAVDVPATVKCRIGVDDQDPAESLFATVDASARAGVSTFIIHARKAWLKGLSPKENRDVPPLDYALVRRLKRERPHLSISINGGIASLDEAEAHLDSADGVQLDGVMLGRAAYHEPAILGQADRRLFGDAGPDIDAFAALERYRPYMAARLAEGVGLASMTRHMLGLMHGRPGARAFRRILTVDAIRPGAGLEVVDRAADAVREAESRRDDAA, encoded by the coding sequence ATGCCGCCCGCTCTCCTGGACAGAAGGCTGTCCATCGCCCCGATGATGGACTGGACCGACCGGCACTGCCGCGCCTTTCACCGCGCGCTGACCGGCCGAGCCTTGCTCTATACCGAGATGGTCACGGCGCCGGCGGTGATCCACGGCGACCGCGAGCGTCTGCTGGGCTTTGATGCGGTCGAGCATCCGGTGGCGCTGCAGCTGGGCGGATCGGACCCGGTCCAATTGGCCGAGGCGGCGCGGATCGGCGCGGCCTTCGGCTATGACGAGATCAATCTGAACGTCGGCTGCCCCTCCGATCGGGTCCAGTCCGGCCGCTTCGGCGCCTGCCTGATGAGGGAGCCCGAACTGGTCGCCGACTGCATGGCCGCGATCATCGAGGCCGTGGACGTGCCCGCCACCGTCAAATGCCGCATCGGCGTGGACGACCAGGACCCGGCCGAAAGCCTGTTCGCCACGGTGGACGCCTCGGCGCGCGCGGGCGTCTCGACCTTCATCATCCATGCGCGCAAGGCCTGGCTGAAGGGTCTGTCGCCCAAGGAGAACCGCGACGTGCCGCCGCTGGACTACGCCCTGGTGCGGCGGCTGAAGCGCGAGCGGCCGCACCTGTCGATCTCGATCAACGGCGGCATTGCTTCGCTCGACGAGGCCGAGGCGCACCTGGACAGCGCCGACGGCGTGCAGTTGGACGGCGTCATGCTGGGCCGCGCCGCCTATCACGAGCCGGCGATCCTGGGACAGGCCGACCGTCGCCTGTTCGGGGACGCCGGACCCGACATCGACGCCTTTGCGGCGCTGGAACGCTATCGTCCCTACATGGCCGCGCGGCTGGCCGAAGGCGTGGGGCTCGCTTCCATGACACGACACATGCTGGGCCTGATGCACGGCCGGCCGGGCGCGCGCGCCTTTCGCCGCATCCTGACGGTGGACGCCATCCGACCCGGCGCTGGTCTCGAGGTGGTGGACCGCGCCGCCGACGCCGTGCGCGAGGCGGAGAGCCGCCGCGACGACGCCGCCTGA
- a CDS encoding VOC family protein, whose amino-acid sequence MKVTPNLMFRTEAREAFGFYAEVLRADRLDFVAMADVPGAAEHVGAEWLDKVAHAWMQIGDQAIMGSDSPPGVCADGMETGVGPGAGSVALHFDDLEEARRVFDALGAGGAVQMPFGPSPWSPGFGMLRDRFGKDWMINTNAEPAS is encoded by the coding sequence ATGAAGGTCACGCCCAATCTGATGTTCCGCACCGAGGCGCGCGAGGCGTTCGGCTTCTACGCCGAGGTGCTGCGCGCCGACCGGCTCGACTTTGTCGCCATGGCCGACGTGCCTGGCGCGGCCGAACACGTCGGCGCCGAGTGGCTGGACAAGGTCGCCCATGCATGGATGCAGATCGGCGACCAGGCCATCATGGGCTCCGACAGCCCACCGGGCGTCTGCGCCGACGGCATGGAGACCGGCGTCGGGCCGGGGGCCGGTTCGGTCGCCCTGCACTTCGACGATCTGGAAGAGGCGCGCCGCGTGTTCGACGCCCTGGGCGCGGGCGGCGCGGTTCAGATGCCGTTCGGCCCGTCGCCCTGGTCGCCCGGCTTCGGCATGCTGCGCGACCGCTTCGGCAAGGACTGGATGATCAACACCAACGCGGAGCCCGCATCATGA
- a CDS encoding YbhB/YbcL family Raf kinase inhibitor-like protein — MSHAAHPEHSGQAITFVKVEPYTEGVLLVTSDAVDVDGWLDPVHAQSGDETSPALSWEASPGVVSYLLVVEDPDAPQEAPVVHWLMWNIPGSLHGLPAGLDKVSEPEGSGGAIQGLNSHGKPGWLGMAPPEGHGPHRYHFQLFGLDRRLDLAPDTSLADIVNVLKGATVAKGELVGLFEVRGPMDEPSPARTGSYGSEPAT, encoded by the coding sequence ATGTCGCACGCCGCCCACCCCGAACACTCCGGCCAGGCCATCACCTTCGTCAAGGTCGAGCCCTATACCGAGGGCGTGCTCCTGGTCACTTCCGACGCCGTGGACGTCGACGGCTGGCTGGACCCGGTGCATGCGCAGTCGGGCGACGAGACCTCGCCGGCGCTGAGCTGGGAAGCGTCGCCCGGCGTCGTCTCCTACCTGCTGGTGGTCGAGGATCCGGACGCGCCGCAAGAGGCCCCGGTGGTGCACTGGTTGATGTGGAACATCCCCGGCTCCCTGCACGGCCTGCCCGCCGGCCTCGACAAGGTTTCAGAGCCCGAAGGCTCAGGCGGCGCGATCCAGGGGCTGAACAGCCACGGCAAGCCCGGCTGGCTCGGCATGGCCCCGCCCGAGGGGCATGGCCCGCACCGCTATCATTTCCAGCTGTTCGGCCTCGATCGCCGTCTGGACCTCGCGCCGGACACCTCCCTGGCCGACATCGTCAATGTGCTGAAGGGCGCGACCGTGGCCAAGGGCGAGCTGGTCGGCCTGTTCGAAGTGCGCGGCCCCATGGACGAACCCTCGCCCGCCCGCACCGGCAGCTACGGCTCCGAGCCGGCGACCTGA
- a CDS encoding helix-turn-helix domain-containing protein, translated as MKLEKITNDKARRYHDACGAAHGLDLVGDRWALLVMRELMLGPRRFGDLRRDLCGVSANVLTQRLEGLEASGLVRKRKLAPPASVQVYEATEWGLEIEPVFMVLGRWAARSPSHDPTLPLSAVSLMLSFKTMFDPRLAGEARMTLGFVLGEDRMAVRVADGRLEAWRGEPKGAEVVVTAAPPLVAAAVHGKAPPEALDGMRVAGDAAVFERFVGFFHMPPKAETAGAQVAGSEP; from the coding sequence ATGAAGTTAGAAAAAATAACCAATGACAAGGCGCGGCGGTATCATGACGCCTGCGGCGCGGCGCACGGGCTGGATCTGGTGGGGGATCGCTGGGCGCTGCTGGTGATGCGCGAGCTGATGCTGGGGCCGAGGCGGTTCGGGGACCTCAGGCGCGACCTGTGCGGGGTCAGCGCCAATGTGCTGACGCAGAGGCTGGAGGGACTGGAGGCGTCGGGGCTGGTGCGAAAACGCAAGCTGGCGCCGCCCGCCTCGGTCCAGGTCTATGAGGCGACGGAATGGGGGCTGGAGATCGAGCCGGTGTTCATGGTGCTGGGGCGCTGGGCGGCGCGCTCGCCGAGCCACGATCCGACCCTGCCGCTCAGCGCTGTGTCGCTGATGCTGTCGTTCAAGACGATGTTCGATCCCCGTCTGGCGGGCGAGGCGCGGATGACGCTGGGCTTTGTGCTGGGCGAGGACCGGATGGCAGTGCGGGTCGCGGACGGGCGACTGGAGGCCTGGCGAGGCGAGCCCAAGGGAGCGGAGGTTGTCGTGACGGCGGCCCCGCCGCTGGTCGCCGCCGCCGTCCATGGCAAGGCGCCGCCCGAGGCGCTCGACGGGATGAGGGTCGCGGGCGATGCGGCGGTGTTCGAGCGGTTCGTCGGCTTCTTCCACATGCCGCCGAAAGCCGAGACCGCCGGAGCTCAGGTCGCCGGCTCGGAGCCGTAG
- a CDS encoding MFS transporter, whose translation MPSVADTPSQASPPPADTPPAMPTSPWALPIFRAVWLASMASNFGGLIQSVGASWMMTSLDASPQMIALVQASTTLPIMLLSLWAGAVADNLDRPWVMLSAQGFMLTVSIVLAACAWGGVLTPWLLLGFTFLIGCGTAINNPAWQASVGDMVPRSVLPTAVALNSMGFNIARSLGPAIGGVIVGTFGAAAAFLTNAFSYVALIVVLARWRPARPPRLLPREKLGMAMEAGLRYVALSPGIRRVLFRACVFGLAASAVPALMPLVARDLVGGGPFVYGLLLGAFGVGAVGGALSSTRLRQRLSAEWIVRVASMGLAAGAAGAALSPTLVLTLPCLALAGAGWVLALSTFNVTVQISAPRWVVARALALYQMAAFGGMAAGSWIFGGLAGDHGVATALLAAAAVQLGGALLGFLLPVPRMQMLDLDPLGRFQEPETAVPVEPRTGPVVVTIEYRIAPERVVAFLHVMTERRRIRRRDGAKHWTLLRDLGEPDLWIERYHVATWLDYVRHNQRRTKADVDNSDAILALHSGPERPRVHRMIERQTSTLPWSRHVDPREMTDALTDPTRST comes from the coding sequence ATGCCGTCCGTCGCCGATACGCCCTCCCAAGCCTCGCCCCCGCCGGCCGACACGCCCCCCGCCATGCCGACCTCGCCGTGGGCCCTGCCGATCTTTCGGGCGGTGTGGCTGGCCAGCATGGCGTCGAACTTCGGCGGACTGATCCAGTCGGTCGGCGCCTCGTGGATGATGACCTCGCTGGACGCCTCGCCCCAGATGATCGCCCTGGTCCAGGCCTCGACCACGCTTCCGATCATGCTGCTGTCGCTTTGGGCCGGAGCGGTCGCGGACAATCTGGATCGACCCTGGGTCATGCTGTCGGCGCAGGGCTTCATGCTGACGGTGTCGATCGTGCTGGCCGCCTGCGCCTGGGGCGGGGTGCTGACGCCGTGGCTGCTGCTGGGCTTCACCTTCCTGATCGGCTGCGGCACCGCCATCAACAATCCGGCCTGGCAGGCCTCGGTCGGCGACATGGTCCCGCGCTCTGTCCTGCCCACCGCCGTGGCGCTGAACAGCATGGGCTTCAACATCGCCCGCAGCCTGGGTCCGGCCATCGGCGGGGTGATCGTCGGCACCTTCGGCGCGGCGGCGGCCTTTCTGACCAACGCCTTCAGCTATGTCGCCCTGATCGTGGTGCTGGCCCGCTGGCGCCCCGCGCGCCCGCCGCGCCTGTTGCCGCGCGAGAAGCTGGGCATGGCGATGGAGGCGGGGCTTCGCTACGTCGCCCTGTCGCCCGGCATACGACGCGTGCTGTTCCGGGCCTGTGTCTTCGGCTTGGCCGCCAGCGCCGTGCCGGCCCTGATGCCGCTGGTGGCGCGCGACCTAGTGGGCGGCGGACCGTTCGTCTACGGCCTGCTGCTGGGCGCTTTCGGCGTGGGCGCGGTCGGCGGAGCCCTGTCATCCACCCGCCTGCGGCAGCGTCTGTCGGCCGAATGGATCGTGCGGGTCGCCTCGATGGGTCTCGCGGCCGGGGCCGCCGGCGCGGCGCTCAGCCCCACGCTGGTTCTGACCCTGCCGTGCCTCGCCCTTGCCGGCGCCGGCTGGGTGCTGGCGTTGTCGACCTTCAACGTCACGGTACAGATATCGGCCCCGCGCTGGGTCGTGGCCCGGGCGCTCGCGCTTTATCAGATGGCGGCCTTTGGCGGCATGGCGGCCGGCAGCTGGATCTTCGGCGGCCTGGCCGGGGATCATGGCGTAGCCACCGCCCTGCTCGCCGCCGCGGCGGTTCAGCTCGGCGGCGCGTTGCTGGGCTTCCTTCTGCCCGTCCCGCGCATGCAGATGCTGGACCTGGATCCGCTCGGTCGTTTCCAGGAGCCGGAGACCGCCGTCCCGGTCGAGCCGCGCACCGGCCCGGTGGTGGTCACCATCGAATATCGGATCGCGCCCGAGCGGGTCGTCGCCTTCCTCCACGTCATGACCGAGCGCCGCCGCATCCGCCGCCGCGACGGCGCCAAGCACTGGACCCTGCTGCGCGACCTGGGCGAGCCCGACCTGTGGATCGAGCGCTATCATGTGGCGACCTGGCTGGACTATGTCCGCCACAACCAGCGCCGCACCAAGGCCGATGTGGACAACAGCGACGCCATCCTGGCCCTGCATTCCGGCCCCGAGCGCCCACGCGTCCACCGCATGATCGAGCGCCAGACCAGCACCCTGCCCTGGTCGCGCCATGTCGATCCGCGCGAAATGACCGACGCCCTGACCGACCCGACCCGCTCCACATAA
- a CDS encoding Mpo1-like protein — protein sequence MSQSHTPEGRFASFEAFYPFYIHQHSNRTCRRIHVVGTGLVIAAFLLAVVTMNPWWLLAMPVLGYGFAWVGHFAFEKNRPATFQYPMWSLMGDFRLFFETVSGKRRF from the coding sequence ATGAGCCAGTCGCACACGCCCGAAGGCCGCTTTGCTTCGTTTGAGGCCTTTTATCCCTTCTACATTCACCAGCATTCCAACCGGACATGCCGGCGCATCCATGTGGTGGGGACAGGGCTGGTGATCGCGGCCTTTCTGCTGGCGGTCGTGACGATGAATCCGTGGTGGCTGCTGGCCATGCCGGTGCTGGGTTACGGCTTCGCCTGGGTCGGGCATTTCGCCTTTGAGAAGAACCGGCCGGCGACCTTCCAGTATCCGATGTGGAGCCTGATGGGCGACTTCCGCCTGTTCTTCGAGACGGTCAGCGGCAAGCGGCGCTTCTGA
- a CDS encoding sulfite exporter TauE/SafE family protein encodes MSALPVSELIALVAALAAAGLIGGLIAGLFGVGGGTVLVPALFYAFEALGVGGEGNLHTAIGTSLLTIVATSWRSLGAHRALGAVDEQVLKSWTPWVALGGLVGAGLAGITSMGGLAIVYGVCLTLVAAQMGLLPERMTLRRDLPTGWGRRIIGGLIGLFSALMGVGGGSFGGMTMTLCGRPIHQAVATASGFGLAIGAAAALGFVVFGWDAGGRPPFSLGYVNFPAGIILGSITVLTAPFGARLAHRMSRTLLRKTFAVYLLATAASVLIKAL; translated from the coding sequence ATGAGCGCCCTGCCCGTGTCCGAACTGATCGCCCTGGTCGCCGCTCTGGCCGCCGCCGGGCTGATCGGAGGCTTGATCGCCGGCCTGTTCGGCGTCGGGGGCGGGACCGTTCTGGTGCCCGCCCTCTTCTATGCCTTTGAGGCGCTGGGCGTGGGCGGCGAGGGCAATCTGCACACCGCCATCGGCACCTCGCTTCTGACCATCGTCGCCACCTCCTGGCGCTCGCTGGGCGCGCACCGAGCTTTGGGGGCGGTGGACGAGCAGGTGCTGAAAAGCTGGACGCCCTGGGTGGCGCTGGGCGGCCTGGTTGGGGCGGGCCTGGCAGGGATCACCAGCATGGGCGGGCTGGCGATCGTCTATGGCGTGTGCCTGACGCTGGTGGCGGCGCAGATGGGGCTTCTGCCCGAGCGGATGACGCTGCGGCGAGACCTGCCGACCGGATGGGGCCGCAGGATCATCGGCGGGCTGATCGGCCTGTTCTCGGCCCTGATGGGCGTCGGGGGCGGCAGTTTCGGCGGCATGACCATGACCCTGTGCGGCCGGCCCATCCATCAGGCGGTGGCCACCGCCTCCGGCTTCGGCTTGGCGATCGGCGCAGCCGCGGCGCTCGGATTCGTGGTCTTCGGCTGGGATGCGGGCGGCCGGCCGCCGTTCTCGCTGGGCTATGTGAACTTTCCGGCGGGGATAATCCTTGGCTCGATCACCGTGCTGACCGCGCCGTTCGGTGCGCGGCTGGCGCACCGTATGAGCCGGACTCTTCTGAGAAAAACCTTCGCGGTCTATCTGCTGGCCACCGCGGCGTCGGTGTTGATCAAGGCGCTCTAG
- a CDS encoding SRPBCC family protein has product MTDRHELSVTRLIQASPEAVWRIYTERSAEWFCPRPWTTPVVDWDLRAGGRCNTTLQSPEGERHPYEGVFLEVDPGRRLVSTGAMTAGWIPQNSDMNFVRIDTFEPEGDATRFTSRALHWTAEAADTHRTMGFEAGWGAVADQLAALAEGSGS; this is encoded by the coding sequence ATGACCGATCGTCACGAACTGAGCGTCACCCGCCTGATCCAGGCCTCGCCCGAGGCGGTGTGGCGCATCTACACCGAGCGGTCGGCGGAATGGTTTTGTCCCCGCCCCTGGACCACGCCGGTCGTGGACTGGGACCTGCGAGCCGGCGGCCGCTGCAACACGACCCTGCAGTCGCCGGAGGGCGAGCGGCATCCCTATGAAGGCGTGTTCCTTGAGGTCGATCCCGGCCGCCGCCTGGTGTCGACGGGCGCCATGACGGCTGGATGGATACCGCAGAACAGTGATATGAACTTCGTCCGGATCGACACGTTCGAGCCGGAAGGCGACGCCACCCGCTTCACCTCCCGCGCCCTGCACTGGACCGCCGAGGCGGCCGACACGCACAGGACCATGGGCTTCGAGGCCGGCTGGGGCGCGGTCGCCGACCAGTTGGCGGCTCTGGCCGAAGGATCGGGATCATGA